The genomic region ATACTGCTGTACAAGCTCCTCAAAGAGTTTTTTTGCCTTCTCAAAGTCTCCAGACTCCATTGCATTAAAGGCCTGTTTGTACAAGTCCTTTGCACCGATTTGGATAACCTTAGGAACTTTTTTTTCTTTGGAGGTTGAAGTTTGAGGAGCTCCCACAGAAATCTTAGATATTAACTGTTTTATCTCCTCAACTTCCTTCTTCAAGTCGTAAATGTTCTGCTCGTTTGAGGAGACCCTATCTTCCAACTTAGCTACTCTATTTTCTAAGGAGGAAATCTTCTCCCTGTTTTGTGAAACTTTAACCTTAACTTCATCAATGTTGCTTTTCGGTTTTACAGACTCATTCTGAACGGCAGTGGCACAGCCAAAAAAGAGGGAGCTAAGTAACAAAATCCCCACACGTTTTCTCATCTTTCCTCCCCAAAGTTTAAGTTTCTCCTCTCAAGCTCCTCTTCACATTCCCTGACGAGTTCCTCAATGAGCTCCTTAACGTGGTACATTCTATTAACCCTTCCAACGTTACTTCCCGAAAAGACAAGTCCCCTCTCAACATCGCCAGAAACCGATTTTAAAAGAACGTCTGCTATGCAGTAAATGGAATCCTCACCTGAACAGGTTTTCAAACAGTTGAACGGACACTTATGGGGAATTTTTCCTTCCCTCTCTAAACGTTCGGTAAAGGGATTTCTCACAGCATGGGCAGGCATACCAACCGGACTCTTTATGTATATTGAGTCCTCAGGTTTAGCCTTTATTATGTACTCCTTAAACTCAGGGGCTGCATCACACTCGTACGTTGCTATGAACCTTGTTGCTATCTGGACACCCTTAGCTCCCATTTCAAAGGCCCTTGCTATGTCCTTGCCGTCAAATATCCCGCCAGCCGCTATAACGGGAATATCAACAGCATCAACAATTTTAGGGAGGACATCCCATAGGTTCTCCATAGTTCCTAAGTGCCCGCCAGCCTCTCCACTTTCAACAATAACTGCAGAGGCACCTAACCTCTCTGAGAGCTTTGCTCCCTTCGGAGTCGCAACTATCTCTATTAACGGAACATCAAAGGTGTTGCATATTTTAAATACGTCCTTTCCAAATCCGGCTCCCTGAATGATTAAATCGGCACCTGCATCTATGGCAGTCATTAGGAGCTCGTAGAAGTGGGTGAGGGCGTACATTATGTTGACACCTATTATTCCGTTGGGGGAGAGCTCCTTCGCCTTTCTTATCTCCTCGGCAAGCTCCCAGGCGTAGTGATAGGGTTTAAGTCCAACACTTTCAACGTCAATTCCTTTACAGGTTCTCTTTTTAGGCTTCGACCTATCCTTTTCATGAAGGAGAACGGCCGAAATTACACCTATTCCTCCGGCATTTGCAACGGCAGAGGCCAGCTTGTGGAGGGAGACTTTTGCTCCCATACCTCCCTGGATTATAGGGTACTTTGGCTCTAAGTTTTTAATCCTCAATCTTGGTAACCTACTCATAAAAGCTCCTTTAAGAGTTTCTCAATTTCTTCCTTATCCTCTGAGGAAACTATTTTAAACCCTTTTCTCCTTAGAAGGGCTGATGTTACACCCATTCCTTCCTTTAAATTGTCCGACTTGTACTCGTAAATTTCCCTTACTCCGCAGGAGGGACTTCTCTCCTTTAGAATACAGGCTATACAGTTTTCACCTAAGAGTTCTGCAGCATAGAGAGTTTCGTAAGCTCCCCTAAGGAAACTTATAGTTACATCCCTGTTGGAACCATCAACAGTTTTTACTCTCGATTTTCCGTCGAGGACTGTAAATCCGTCTCCCTCCGTTATTTTGGCCGGAGGCCTTGGAGTTGGAAGACCTCCTAACTGTTCAGGACATAGAGGGACAACAAGTCCCCTTCTAAAGGCCTTCACTATTGATTCACACCTGTTGTTCTTTCCGTTGTACTTACAGTTAAAACCAACCAAACAGGCACTAACTATTAACTTCCTCATCTCCTACAACAACCTCGTGGATAGGTTCAGCAGAAACTATTTCTGCTACGTTCTTAATTTCACTAAGTTTTATTTCCTCTATTTTTCTCAAGAATTCAGAGTCAAATTTATAACCTTTCTCTAAAATTTCCCAGAAACCTAAGTACCACGACTTCTTCGACCTCGTTTCATGGTCAAGGAGATAAGTTCCCTTAAAGTACTCCTTTGCCCTTTCTATACTGTCAGAATTTATAAAACTTGGAAGCTGCCTAAGAATACTTCTCAGTTTTTTCCTTACAGTTTCCCTCTTATCAGGAGAAGTTCCTATGTAGATGAGAATTCTACCAGTATTTAACCTTGAGGGATAAAGAGAACCTGTAGAGTAGGCAAAACCCTCCTTTTCTCGGAGCTCCTGAAATAGAACAGAACCTATTCCCTCCCCCAAGATTGTGTTCAATAGCTTGTATTTAATGTAGAAATCGCTCTTAACAGAGGGAGCATTCAGAGCAATCAGGATAAACGTCTGAGCTGAACCCTCCCTTCTAACAAATTCCGTCTTACTCTCTGTAATCCTCTTTTCAAACCTTTCTCTTTTGAATTCGTAGGATTCTATTTTCTCAACATCACCCAAGAATTTTTCCATGTTTTGCAAATTTCCACAAAGGGAGAGGACACTTCCCTTTGGGATTAAAAATCCCTTGTACCAATCCTTACACGTTTCTAAATCTAAAGAGGAAACGCTCCCTTCACTTCCGTACGGGAGGTTCTGATAGGGAGTTTGGGAGTATGTTAATTCCATCATCTTCTCATAGGCCAGCGTAAAGGGGCTTTCCTTCTTAGACTTTATTGAAGCTAAAAGGGCCTCCTTCTCAACGGAGAAACTCTCCTCAGTAAATCCAGGATTCAGTAGCGTCTCTAAAAGGAGCTCCCCATAATTTAAAAAGTCCTTAGATGTTGACTGAAACCTAACCAGTGAATAGTCCAAAGAAACGTCAGAAACGAACGGAGCTCCAATTTCTTCCTGAATCCTGTAGAACTCCTCAGGTTTTCTCTTCAAACTCCTCTTAACGGCCGTTTTTAACGTTAAAAGGGTTATTCCCTCCTTGCCCTTTGGGTCAAAGGAATTTCCGATTGGGAAAAAGAGATTACCGGAAACTATTTCAAGCTCCCTTTCAGGTTTTAGGATTACTCTTATTCCATTACTTAGTTGGAAAACTTCCATTAAAAGTCCTCTAAAGCAGGAACTACCGGAAGTTGAGAGTAATCGGCTTTCTTTATCAAAACATTTCTACCGTTAACTTCAACCCTCCCATCAACAAACCACTTTACAGCCTGAGGGTATATCCTGTGCTCCCACCTTAAAATCCTCTCAGAGAGGGAGTCCTCCATATCTTCTGGAAGAACCGGAACGGCAGCCTGAACGACAATCGGCCCAGTATCAACTCCCTTATCAACTATGTGAACTGTTGCTCCCGAAATTTTTACGCCGTAAGTCAAAGCCTGCCAGTGAGGTTTTAGCCCTGGAAACGAAGGTAAGAGGGAGGGGTGGATGTTTAGAATTCTGTTTGGAAAGGCATCTATAAAAACAGGAGTAACTACGAGCATGTAGCCTGCCAAACAGACAAGGTCAACCTTTAGAAATTTTAGTATCTCAACAATCTTCTTATCGTAGTCTTCCCTTGATGGAAACGATTTAGGGTTTAAAAAGACCCAATTTATCCCCAATTCTTCCGCCTTCTCTATTGCTCTTGCCTTTCTGTTGTTCGTAATGAGGACAACTATTTCCCCGGATATTTTTCCCTCTTTGAAGGCCTTTCCTATTTGGTAGAAGTTTGAACCTCTTCCAGAAGCAAGAACGGCAACCCTCATTCTACAACTACCTTTCCCTCTCCCTCTACAATTTTTCCGATTTTAAAAGCTCTCTCCCCTGAGGATTCAAGGATATCTAAAGCCTCTTTCTCAAGTTCAGGAGAAACAACAACTGTGAAACCGATTCCCATGTTAAACGTTTTAAACATCTCCTCCTCAGGAACGTTTCCCCTTTCCTGAATGAACTTAAAGATGGGAGGAACTTTCCACGTGCCCTTCTCGATTACTGCGTTGACACCTTTAGGTAGGACCCTGACAAGGTTTCCCGGAATTCCACCACCGGTTATGTGTGCCATACCCTTAACTTCAACCCTCTCAATCAAATTTAGTATGCTTTTAACGTAAATTTTAGTAGGCTCTAACAGAGCTTCGTAGACTTTTCTACCCAACTCTTCAACATAGTCGTCTATTTTTAGCTCCAAGACTTCGAAGAAGAGTTTCCTAACCAAAGAATAACCGTTACTGTGGATTCCTGATGAAGCGAGGCCTAAAACAACGTCCCCAGGCTCAATTCTCTCTCCCGTTATGTATTTTCTCCTTTCAACAACTCCAACCACAAATCCTGCAAGGTCGTACTCCCCTTCAGGGTAAAAGTCTGGCATTTCGGCAGTCTCCCCACCGATAAGGGAACATCCGGCCAGCTCACACCCTTTAGCAATTCCCTTAATAACATCTGCAGCAACATCAACGGACAGCTTTCCCGTTGCAAAGTAGTCAAGGAAGAATAGAGGTTTAGCACCGACAGTTAAGATGTCGTTAACGCACATTGCTACCAAATCTATTCCAACTGTATCGTGAACGTTTGCCATTTGAGCAACTTTCAGCTTTGTCCCGACACCGTCGGTTCCAGAGACCAAAACAGGTTCCTCGTAACCTTTCGGCATTAGGTAACCGGCTCCAAACCCTCCTATTCCAGCTAAGACGTTTTTATCAAAAGTTCTCTTGGCAAAGGGCTTTATCCTGTCAACTAACCTCTCCCCTGCCTCAATGTCAACTCCTACATCCTTATAGGTTAGAGCTCTCTTCCTTTCCATCTTCCTCTCCGTACTTTATTTCTCCATCAAAGAATATGGGAACCTCAAAAGCAAAATGGCGCTTTGTCCACCCTTTTCCACTTCCAAGTTCCCTCTCGACAAACTCTTCGAATCCCTTAACCCTTGAATCCAAGGCATCGGCATAGGCAAGGGTAACAGCTTCTAATGTCTTGGGCTTTTTGGGGGAACCGTGCTCGTACTCCCCATGGTGTGAAAGTATACAGTGGAGGAGTTTTGTTTTCAGACTTTTTGGAAAATCGGGAATTTCCGCTATCTTAAATGCAACCATTTCACAGCTCATGTAGAGGTGACCCAAGAGAATTCCCTCTGTCGTTCTGTCTATTGAAATCCCTACGCTGTACTCGTGGACCTTCCCAACATCATGGAGAATTGCAGCAGTGATTAGCAAGTCCCTATCTATGCTTTTGTACCTTCTTGACACCGTTTCACATATTTCAACGACTCCCAACGTATGCTCTAAAAGACCTCCTATACAGGCATGGTGAATAGTTTTACCTGCAGGGGTTTTCAAGAACTTCTCCACAAATTTATCATCGTAGAAGAAGCTTTCTAAGAGCCTTTTTAAGTAGGGGTTTTCTACGCTATCTATTATTTCAAGAAGAACGGTAAACTGTTCCTCTATGGGAAATTTTGTTTCACAGATAAACTTTTGTGGGTTGTACTCTCCCGGTGAAGCTACCCTAATTTCAGAGAGTTTCGGCTGCAGCTGCCCGTTAAAGTACTCAATGCTGCCAGAAATGAAAACTACATCGCCCTTTCTAAATATTGAAAGGTCAGCATCTTTAGGAGGCTTCCACCAGAGAGCAGTAAATGTTCCCGTTTTGTCGGATAGAACCAACCGCAGAAAGGGCTCTCCCGTTCTATGCCTTTTTATTTCTACGTGTTCAATCACAAAGTAGCCCGAAAACGGAGCTCCAACAGGAAGCTTGTAGAGGTCTCTTACAAACACGAAAACTCCTTTCTTTTGAATTTTCAGGGAAATTATAAAGGAAGGGGGGAAATCCCCCAAATTAGAAACCAATCCTTGTTATATAGAGGGAAGAGGCGTTTACAACTGGGTTAATCCAGATACCTAAAACTATTAAGAATACAGCCATAACGGCTAAAGGAATCAATATTAAATTCTTGTTGGGAGAGACGTTCCTCGGTTTTTCTATCGTAGGTTCCTCAAGGTACATCTGCTTTGCAATCCATATGTAGTAGGCAACTGAAAAGGCACTGTTGAGGAGACCGATAAGGGCAAGCCAGAGCATTCCTGACTTAACGGCGGCAGTAAAGACGAAAACCTTACTTATAAATCCCGCCATAGGGGGAACACCTGCAAGTGAAAAGAGGAAGATGAGGAAGAGGGCTCCAAAAAGAGGCTCTCTCTTTCCAAGTCCTTTGTAGTCATCCATCGTTTTAGCTCCCCAAATAAAGAGGAAAACGGCGAAGCAGAGGAAAGCTGCAGTTTTCATAAAAACGTAGGCAACAGAGTGGTAGAGAATACCCGTAATGCTCATAGGAACGGACAGGGCTGCAAAGGCAACTAAAGTGTAACCTGCATGAGCTACAGATGAGTAAGCAAGAATCCTTGATACCCTTTTTTGAGCAAGGGCCAAAAGGTTACCTACAGTCATTGTTATAGCAGCTATTATTGCAAGTATGAGGGAGAAATTGTTAGAGATAACAGGAAGAGCTTCATAGATAACCCTCATTAGTCCTATAAATGCTGCACTCTTGGAGATACCTGTTAAAAGTGCAGCAACACCCGGACAGGTTCCGTCATAAACGTCCGGTCCCCAGAAGTGGAATGGGAAAGCTGTAATTTTAAAACCAAACCCTGCAAATATAAAAACAGCAGCAAGGGCAACCAATGGGTCTGAAAAGAGGTTCCTAACGAGACTTGAAAACTCAAAACTGCCCGTTAATCCGTAGAGCAGGGAAATTCCAAAGAGCATAAAGCCGACGGCAAGGGCACCGTTAAAGAAGTATTTAACTCCTGCTTCAAAGGACTTATCGTTGAAAACAAAGAGAACCATCAGGTAGGTTGGCATTGTCATTAGTTCCATAGAAACAATAAGGGAGACAAAGTTGTCAGCACTTACTAAAAGGAGAGCTCCGGCAGTTGAAATCATCAAGGCCGAGATGAGTTCGTTTACGAACTTGTCCTTTTCAGTTATCCAGTAGACAACCAACATTACCATCCATGAGGATACCAGAATCAGGGAGCCGATTAGGATGGAAACTGAATCTGTAGTAAAGAAGTTGTCTAATATTGTTCTTCCCTTATTCGATATAAAAACCAGAAATAGCGAAATCACGTAGCCAACGGAGGAGATGAGAGCTCCTTGAATTCCAGATATCCTGAAAATTCTATTTATGACGGGAAGAAAAGCACCCGTTAGGGCAAGAATCATTGTGGCTGCTAAGTAATTAACGTTCACCGGTTACCCCCTACTGAAAAAGTTGTGAAAACGTATTTATCACTGGATTGTAAAGGTTAAAGACGATAGAAGGAATAACTCCAACAAGTATAAAGGCAGCTATGTAAAGTGCCAAGGGGAGATTCTCTACCATGGGGAGCTCCTTAAGTGAGGGTAGCCCCTTTAAAGTCTCCCTTAAAGGACCAAAAACAGCTCTCTGTAACATCCACATGAAAAAGCCTGCGCTCAAAGCACTTGCCAAAGGAACAATAATCATTACCCAACCGTAGTAGTCAAAGGCTGCAAGCATAACCGCAAGTTCTCCTACAAAACCTGCCGTTCCGGGAAGCCCCACTGCAGCTAAAACTCCAATAACAAACATTGTCATCAATCCTGGAATCTTTCTCATAATTCCACCAAGCTCTGAAATGTACCAGGTGTGGGTTTTATGGTGAACGTATCCTGCAATCATAAAGAGGAGTGATATAACAAGGGCATGGCCAACCATTTCGTAGACTGCTGCCGATATACCGGCAGCGGTAATTGCAGAAAGACCTAACAGAACAAATCCCATATGGTTTATACTTGAGTAAGCAACCATTCTCTTTATGTGGTCTTCGGCAAGGGCTCTAAAACCTGCATAGAATATCGTTAAGACGGCAATAAAGGCCATTAGAGGAGCAAAGAACTTGGTTGTGTTTGGCATTAAAAACACTTCCCACCTTAGAAGTCCATAGGCACCCATTTTCA from Balnearium lithotrophicum harbors:
- a CDS encoding NAD(P)H-dependent flavin oxidoreductase — protein: MSRLPRLRIKNLEPKYPIIQGGMGAKVSLHKLASAVANAGGIGVISAVLLHEKDRSKPKKRTCKGIDVESVGLKPYHYAWELAEEIRKAKELSPNGIIGVNIMYALTHFYELLMTAIDAGADLIIQGAGFGKDVFKICNTFDVPLIEIVATPKGAKLSERLGASAVIVESGEAGGHLGTMENLWDVLPKIVDAVDIPVIAAGGIFDGKDIARAFEMGAKGVQIATRFIATYECDAAPEFKEYIIKAKPEDSIYIKSPVGMPAHAVRNPFTERLEREGKIPHKCPFNCLKTCSGEDSIYCIADVLLKSVSGDVERGLVFSGSNVGRVNRMYHVKELIEELVRECEEELERRNLNFGEER
- a CDS encoding DUF523 domain-containing protein, with protein sequence MRKLIVSACLVGFNCKYNGKNNRCESIVKAFRRGLVVPLCPEQLGGLPTPRPPAKITEGDGFTVLDGKSRVKTVDGSNRDVTISFLRGAYETLYAAELLGENCIACILKERSPSCGVREIYEYKSDNLKEGMGVTSALLRRKGFKIVSSEDKEEIEKLLKELL
- the purM gene encoding phosphoribosylformylglycinamidine cyclo-ligase, with the protein product MERKRALTYKDVGVDIEAGERLVDRIKPFAKRTFDKNVLAGIGGFGAGYLMPKGYEEPVLVSGTDGVGTKLKVAQMANVHDTVGIDLVAMCVNDILTVGAKPLFFLDYFATGKLSVDVAADVIKGIAKGCELAGCSLIGGETAEMPDFYPEGEYDLAGFVVGVVERRKYITGERIEPGDVVLGLASSGIHSNGYSLVRKLFFEVLELKIDDYVEELGRKVYEALLEPTKIYVKSILNLIERVEVKGMAHITGGGIPGNLVRVLPKGVNAVIEKGTWKVPPIFKFIQERGNVPEEEMFKTFNMGIGFTVVVSPELEKEALDILESSGERAFKIGKIVEGEGKVVVE
- a CDS encoding 3'-5' exoribonuclease YhaM family protein — translated: MFVRDLYKLPVGAPFSGYFVIEHVEIKRHRTGEPFLRLVLSDKTGTFTALWWKPPKDADLSIFRKGDVVFISGSIEYFNGQLQPKLSEIRVASPGEYNPQKFICETKFPIEEQFTVLLEIIDSVENPYLKRLLESFFYDDKFVEKFLKTPAGKTIHHACIGGLLEHTLGVVEICETVSRRYKSIDRDLLITAAILHDVGKVHEYSVGISIDRTTEGILLGHLYMSCEMVAFKIAEIPDFPKSLKTKLLHCILSHHGEYEHGSPKKPKTLEAVTLAYADALDSRVKGFEEFVERELGSGKGWTKRHFAFEVPIFFDGEIKYGEEDGKEESSNL
- the ybgF gene encoding tol-pal system protein YbgF gives rise to the protein MRKRVGILLLSSLFFGCATAVQNESVKPKSNIDEVKVKVSQNREKISSLENRVAKLEDRVSSNEQNIYDLKKEVEEIKQLISKISVGAPQTSTSKEKKVPKVIQIGAKDLYKQAFNAMESGDFEKAKKLFEELVQQYPESDLADNALYWIGEIYYSHNDYETAAKYFQDVIDKYPTGNKVPAAMLKLALCYRGMGDNDKAKEILNEVIAKYPGTPEANIAKVKLMELEK
- a CDS encoding M16 family metallopeptidase, which codes for MEVFQLSNGIRVILKPERELEIVSGNLFFPIGNSFDPKGKEGITLLTLKTAVKRSLKRKPEEFYRIQEEIGAPFVSDVSLDYSLVRFQSTSKDFLNYGELLLETLLNPGFTEESFSVEKEALLASIKSKKESPFTLAYEKMMELTYSQTPYQNLPYGSEGSVSSLDLETCKDWYKGFLIPKGSVLSLCGNLQNMEKFLGDVEKIESYEFKRERFEKRITESKTEFVRREGSAQTFILIALNAPSVKSDFYIKYKLLNTILGEGIGSVLFQELREKEGFAYSTGSLYPSRLNTGRILIYIGTSPDKRETVRKKLRSILRQLPSFINSDSIERAKEYFKGTYLLDHETRSKKSWYLGFWEILEKGYKFDSEFLRKIEEIKLSEIKNVAEIVSAEPIHEVVVGDEEVNS
- a CDS encoding NADH-quinone oxidoreductase subunit N, whose translation is MNVNYLAATMILALTGAFLPVINRIFRISGIQGALISSVGYVISLFLVFISNKGRTILDNFFTTDSVSILIGSLILVSSWMVMLVVYWITEKDKFVNELISALMISTAGALLLVSADNFVSLIVSMELMTMPTYLMVLFVFNDKSFEAGVKYFFNGALAVGFMLFGISLLYGLTGSFEFSSLVRNLFSDPLVALAAVFIFAGFGFKITAFPFHFWGPDVYDGTCPGVAALLTGISKSAAFIGLMRVIYEALPVISNNFSLILAIIAAITMTVGNLLALAQKRVSRILAYSSVAHAGYTLVAFAALSVPMSITGILYHSVAYVFMKTAAFLCFAVFLFIWGAKTMDDYKGLGKREPLFGALFLIFLFSLAGVPPMAGFISKVFVFTAAVKSGMLWLALIGLLNSAFSVAYYIWIAKQMYLEEPTIEKPRNVSPNKNLILIPLAVMAVFLIVLGIWINPVVNASSLYITRIGF
- the purN gene encoding phosphoribosylglycinamide formyltransferase, with the translated sequence MRVAVLASGRGSNFYQIGKAFKEGKISGEIVVLITNNRKARAIEKAEELGINWVFLNPKSFPSREDYDKKIVEILKFLKVDLVCLAGYMLVVTPVFIDAFPNRILNIHPSLLPSFPGLKPHWQALTYGVKISGATVHIVDKGVDTGPIVVQAAVPVLPEDMEDSLSERILRWEHRIYPQAVKWFVDGRVEVNGRNVLIKKADYSQLPVVPALEDF